The Brassica napus cultivar Da-Ae chromosome C7, Da-Ae, whole genome shotgun sequence genome has a segment encoding these proteins:
- the LOC111207811 gene encoding probably inactive leucine-rich repeat receptor-like protein kinase At3g28040 — protein MGEHRRKVISFTLFLAVTLVSLINGDLDSTQLNDDVLGLIVFKSDLHDPSSHLSSWNEDDISPCSWTYVKCNPKTSRVTELSLSGLSLTGKIGRGIQKLQHLKVLSLSNNNLTGNIAALSNNNHLQKLDLSHNSLSGQISSSLTSLRYLDLTGNSFSGTLSDDVFTNCSSLRHLSLSHNRFEGQIPSALFRCSVLNSLNLSSNRFSGSPSFASGFLKLERLRTLDLSFNALSGSIPLGILYVHNLKVLHLQGNQFSGSLPSDIGLCPHLNRVDVSFNRFSGEIPTTLQRLRYLNHLDLSKNMLSGGFPVWIGDMTGLVHLDVSSNVLTGKLPSSISNLRSLKALILSENKLSGEVPESLEACKELTVVQLKGNGFTGSIPDGLFDLGLQEMDFSGNGLTGSIPRGSSRLFESLVTLDLSRNSLTGNIPGEVGLFSNLRYLNLSWNHFNTRVPPEIEFLQNLTVLDLRNSALIGSVPADICEAQSLQILQLDGNSLTGSIPEGIGNCSYLKLLSLSHNNLTGPIPKSLSNLEELKILKLEANKFSGEIPKELGKLQNLLLVNISFNRLIGRLPSGGVFQSLDQSALQGNLGICSPLLRGPCTLNVPKPLVIDPNSYRNGNNNQEVSGNRASKFHGGMFLSVSVIVAISAAILIVSGIIIITLLNASVRRRLAFVDTALESIFSGSSRSGRSLEAGKLVLLNSRTSRSSSSSQEFSRNPESVLNKASRIGEGVFGTVYKAPLGEHGRNVAVKKLVPSPIIENLEDFDREVRILAKAKHPNLVSMKGYYWTPEMQLLVSEYIPNGNLQSKLHKREPSTPPLPWDARYRIILGTAKGLAYLHHTFRPATVHFNLKPTNILLDEKYNPKISDFGLARLLTTQDGNTMNTNRFQNALGYVAPELECQNLRVNEKCDVYGFGVLILELVTGRRPVEYGEDSFVILSDHVRVLLEQGNVLECIDPTMEGEYSEDEVLPVLKLALVCTSQIPSNRPTMAEIVQILQVISSPVPHRMLDSF, from the exons ATGGGCGAACACAGAAGAAAAGTGATCTCATTTACTCTCTTTCTCGCAGTGACATTGGTATCACTCATCAACGGTGATCTTGACTCAACCCAACTAAACGACGACGTGTTGGGTCTCATCGTCTTCAAATCAGACCTTCACGACCCATCTTCACACCTATCGTCTTGGAACGAAGACGATATCTCTCCTTGCTCGTGGACCTACGTCAAATGCAACCCCAAAACATCTCGTGTCACCGAGCTTTCCCTCTCCGGTTTATCCCTAACCGGAAAAATCGGTCGCGGGATCCAAAAGCTTCAGCATCTGAAAGTACTCTCACTCTCCAACAACAACTTAACCGGAAACATCGCCGCCCTCTcgaacaacaaccatcttcagaAGCTTGATCTTAGCCACAACAGCCTCTCCGGTCAAATCTCATCTTCTCTCACCTCCTTGAGATACCTCGACTTAACCGGAAACTCCTTCTCCGGTACACTCTCTGACGATGTCTTCACCAACTGTTCATCCCTCAGGCATCTCTCGCTCTCTCACAACCGTTTCGAAGGTCAAATCCCAAGTGCTCTGTTTCGATGCTCTGTTTTGAACAGTCTCAACCTCTCAAGCAACCGTTTCTCCGGAAGCCCTAGCTTCGCGTCTGGATTCTTGAAACTCGAGAGGCTAAGAACGTTAGATCTATCGTTCAACGCTCTCTCTGGATCGATACCGTTGGggatactctatgttcataacTTGAAAGTGTTGCACTTACAAGGGAACCAGTTCTCAGGATCATTGCCTTCAGACATTGGACTCTGTCCTCATTTAAACAGAGTCGATGTGAGTTTCAACCGTTTCTCCGGGGAGATTCCGACAACTCTTCAGAGGCTGAGGTATTTAAATCATTTAGATTTATCCAAGAACATGCTCTCCGGTGGTTTCCCGGTTTGGATCGGTGACATGACCGGTTTAGTACATTTGGATGTTTCCAGCAATGTGTTAACCGGAAAGCTACCTTCTTCAATAAGTAACTTGAGGTCTCTAAAGGCTCTAATCTTGTCTGAGAACAAACTCTCCGGCGAGGTTCCTGAATCTTTGGAAGCCTGCAAAGAGCTTACGGTTGTTCAGCTCAAAGGCAATGGCTTCACCGGTAGCATTCCTGATGGTTTATTTGATCTTGGTTTGCAAGAAATGGATTTTTCAGGTAATGGTTTAACCGGTTCGATCCCAAGAGGGTCAAGCAGGCTATTTGAGTCACTTGTAACGCTAGATCTTTCGCGTAATAGTCTCACTGGAAACATACCTGGTGAAGTAGGGCTATTCAGCAACTTGAGATACCTCAACTTGTCATGGAACCATTTCAACACAAGAGTTCCTCCAGAAATAGAGTTTCTACAGAACCTAACAGTTTTGGATCTAAGGAACAGTGCGTTGATCGGTTCGGTTCCAGCTGATATATGTGAGGCACAGAGTCTACAGATACTCCAACTGGATGGTAACTCACTAACCGGTTCTATACCTGAAGGAATTGGAAACTGCTCTTATCTTAAATTGTT GAGTTTGTCACATAACAATCTTACCGGTCCAATCCCCAAGTCCCTTTCAAACTTAGAAGAGCTGAAGATTCTAAAGCTAGAAGCCAATAAGTTTAGCGGCGAAATACCAAAAGAGCTAGGGAAGTTGCAGAATCTGTTATTGGTTAACATATCGTTTAACAGACTCATCGGAAGGTTACCCTCAGGAGGTGTGTTCCAGAGCTTAGACCAGAGTGCTCTTCAAGGAAACTTAGGCATTTGTTCACCGTTGTTGAGAGGACCTTGCACACTGAATGTTCCAAAGCCTCTTGTCATTGATCCCAACTCCTACAGGAACGGTAATAATAACCAGGAAGTATCCGGAAACCGAGCAAGCAAGTTCCACGGTGGAATGTTCCTTAGTGTTTCAGTGATTGTAGCTATATCAGCAGCTATACTCATCGTCTCAGGAATCATAATCATAACTCTGCTTAACGCATCGGTGAGAAGAAGACTTGCCTTTGTTGACACCGCGTTGGAGAGCATTTTCTCAGGGTCTTCAAGATCAGGAAGAAGCTTAGAGGCCGGGAAGCTTGTTCTGTTAAACTCAAGAACGTCGCGGTCCTCGTCTTCGTCTCAAGAGTTTTCTAGAAACCCTGAGTCTGTTCTCAATAAAGCTTCGAGAATAGGTGAAGGAGTCTTTGGAACAGTCTACAAGGCACCGTTAGGAGAACATGGGAGAAACGTGGCGGTCAAGAAACTTGTTCCCTCCCCGATTATCGAAAACCTAGAAGATTTTGATCGGGAGGTCCGGATCTTGGCGAAAGCAAAGCACCCGAATCTAGTCTCCATGAAAGGGTATTACTGGACACCCGAGATGCAGCTTCTCGTGTCAGAATACATCCCTAACGGTAACTTGCAGTCCAAGTTACACAAAAGGGAACCCTCGACACCGCCACTTCCTTGGGACGCAAGATACAGAATCATCCTTGGTACAGCCAAAGGACTCGCTTATCTCCACCACACGTTCCGTCCAGCAACCGTCCACTTCAATCTGAAACCGACCAACATCCTCCTCGACGAAAAATACAACCCTAAAATCTCTGACTTCGGACTAGCTCGTCTTCTAACAACACAAGACGGAAACACGATGAACACCAACAGGTTTCAGAACGCTTTAGGTTACGTGGCGCCTGAGTTAGAGTGTCAGAACTTAAGGGTCAACGAGAAATGTGATGTTTACGGGTTTGGGGTTCTGATACTCGAACTCGTGACTGGTCGGAGACCCGTGGAGTACGGTGAAGACAGCTTTGTGATACTTAGTGATCATGTTCGAGTTCTGTTGGAACAAGGGAATGTGTTGGAGTGTATTGATCCTACCATGGAGGGAGAATACTCTGAGGATGAGGTTTTGCCTGTTCTAAAACTTGCTCTTGTCTGCACTTCTCAGATTCCTTCAAATAGGCCTACAATGGCGGAGATTGTTCAGATCTTGCAGGTCATCAGTTCTCCTGTTCCTCACCGGATGCTGGATAGTTTCTGA